A window of Oncorhynchus kisutch isolate 150728-3 linkage group LG10, Okis_V2, whole genome shotgun sequence contains these coding sequences:
- the LOC116375911 gene encoding noggin-3-like — protein sequence MDQSQHFVAMYLLMLSLGFIIEEGLCQHYYLLRPIPSDSLPLVELKEDPDPVFDPKERDLNETELKSVLGDFDSRLMSITPPHDKYTGNDELDDLDIQQKPSGVMPNEIKAMDFDVQFGKRHKPNKKLKRRLQQWLWSFSFCPVIYTWNDLGSRFWPRYVRVGNCQSKRSCSVPEGMVCKPANSTHFTILRWRCIQKKGGLKCTWIPVQYPMITECKCACSN from the coding sequence ATGGATCAATCACAGCATTTTGTAGCAATGTACTTGCTGATGTTGTCCCTCGGATTTATAATAGAAGAAGGGCTATGCCAGCATTATTACCTCCTCCGTCCTATCCCGAGTGACAGTTTGCCACTTGTGGAATTAAAAGAGGACCCAGATCCTGTCTTTGACCCAAAAGAGAGGGACCTCAATGAAACCGAACTGAAAAGTGTATTGGGGGACTTTGATAGTCGCTTGATGTCTATTACACCACCACATGATAAATACACTGGCAACGATGAGCTTGACGATTTGGACATTCAACAGAAGCCCAGTGGAGTGATGCCGAATGAAATCAAAGCAATGGATTTTGACGTACAGTTTGGCAAGAGGCACAAACCCAATAAAAAACTTAAACGGAGGCTGCAGCAGTGGCTGTGGTCATTCTCATTCTGTCCCGTCATTTATACATGGAACGACCTCGGCAGCAGATTTTGGCCACGTTATGTGAGAGTGGGAAACTGTCAAAGCAAAAGATCATGTTCGGTTCCAGAGGGGATGGTCTGCAAACCAGCAAACTCGACCCATTTTACGATATTGAGATGGCGATGTATACAGAAGAAAGGGGGCCTCAAATGTACTTGGATACCAGTTCAATACCCGATGATAACCGAATGCAAATGCGCCTGCTCGAACTGA